From Salvelinus namaycush isolate Seneca chromosome 9, SaNama_1.0, whole genome shotgun sequence:
TAGCATGTGTTGCTATGTCATTTTAAAATGAACATTTATCTTTTTGCTAGGAAATCGCCATAATAgccatttagtgtgtgtgtgagaggagtgTGTGTTTTCTGTAGTTATCTCAATTAGTGTCTCACCCACCCAGTGATCACATCCCCAACTAGCCCAATCCATCCACAGCTTCTCTTGATTGTGGTACAATACGTCAATCAATGTTATGTTTACTGTGCTcatgtggttgttgttgttgttgttgttgttgtgactgtATTGTTATGTTACTTCCATGTGCTAACCAGTGAGAGCGGTTGTTCTTCTGTGTGCTTGGAGTGCCGTTCATTCTATGTTACTGTAATGTGTTATTTGGGATTTCATAACGacgtgtcccaaaaccttttgtcttgttttgtttcttctttgtccctccctccctcctaccctcctcttgtctgtccctcccttcctcctcctcttgttccctctcccctcccttacAGGCTGTGCGTTTATCACATTTTCTACCAGGGCTCAGGCCGCGAATGCAATCAAAACCATGCATCACTCTCAGACTATGGAGGTACTGTACCCCTTAGCACCTAtttctcatctctcccctctccctctatgCAGTCTGCTGCCCCCTTGTGGTTTAAGTGCGAATTGAGAATTGTATCTCACAAGGAAACACATGTTCATAGGTTGTCCCAAATCACActttattccctttatagtgcactacttttgaccttaTCTGGTCAAACAGTGCACTATAaaaagaatagggtgccatttggcaagcAGACGTCATATCACAGAACATTAGTCATACACCAACGCAAAGCATACTTGGCCAATATTATTAGGGTGTTGAAAGACAAAATTAAACTAGTTCTGGTGTTATATTTTGTATTCCATGTTATAGAGAAGCATCTCATTTTATAAGGATAGGACTGCAATGCAAATTAGGCACTACGGAATACATAATTACAGTAATTTCAGCCCAATAATTTAAAGTAGGCTGGTCCTATTATTAACAAATATTTATGCTTAATGCCTAACTGGGCGTTTGTAACAATTTGAAACAATTTATGAAATTAGAATAAATGTGTTATACTACTTCATGCAAATTATATAATTCATATGCTAATTAGTCTGTACGGAAGGGAAAATAATACAGCATGTTAAGCCCATTCATttacatttctgtaaaaaaaactaTAAAGCCATgcgttcatttatttatttattttcgcgctgttggcggtaggtgcacttgattcggCTGCCCTAGCACCGGGAGTCAAAGTGTttccattttgaaccatttcatatgTCTGAAAGAGGAACTCAGCCTACGCGGCAGGCCCACAGAGCATATCAAGTGCATTTAttggcctaccgctggccaatcagatagatCAGCTCACCGTGTCTACACAGTTTGCGCCAGTTTCCTCGAGCCATTGCCGTAAAACGAAGCCTCGAGCGCAattgtacttttacccctttttctccccaatttcgtgatatccaattgtccCATTGATGCAACTcctgtatggactcgggagaggcgaaggtcgagagccatgcatcccccgaaacacaaccctgccaagccgcacttctTCTTGACACtttgcttgcttaacccggaagccagccgcaccaatgtgtcggaggaaacgcctTAAAACTGGCAAAAGAtatcagcttgcaggcgcccagcccgccacaaggagtcgctagagcgcgatgggacaaggacatcccggccggccaaaccctcccctaacccggatggcgctgggccaattgtgcgctgcctcatgggtctcccgttcacggccggctgtgacacatcctgggctgtagtgacgcctcaagctctgcgatgcagtgccttagaccgctgcgccactcgggaggcccgcaCAGCAAAGATGATACTGTGATATTTCAAAACTTTTTCAAAACCATGACTAAAGACTCAACAAATACTCAAAAACAGCAGTTATTTTCTGTAAGTTCATGTgtaagttgttattcagcactgtcaacactttgttgaACAGTTTTATAAGCTATAAAATGTGCTTTCTCCATACTTTCACTCACGATGCAACCTGTACTGCaactgcaatgaatgagtataaCAAAGTGTTCCGATAAGCTTGCATTGTTATTATTTGCAGCTTGTATTTTTTTAATAgaggaatatttaactttctctggtcacaggagtaacaacatgaattggtgcttAAGGCAGAAATAATACAGTGCGACTTAAGTTTTGCTATCAGCTGGAAGATTTATCTCCCCTTTTCTCAGCGGAGGGGAGTCTGAGAGGCAGCCTcactgctgctccctccctccccgcaGACTGACCgtcagatgcaggccatcagtccagtaaaaaatATAAGCAAATTGTTACGCTCACTTGGCTGTGCCTCAAGTCATATATAACAAATGATCTATttccagtgtgatcatatacctaACATTGTGAAATATAAATTctaaatggtctgagaagaacaacattggcagggcaatttaAGCGTAGCCAATATGCATTGATAAGGTATTGGgcctgtagactactgcacaaacctcattgctacagaactgtttttaataggttaatgttgcataagcttatgttttttttaagccgtgtttaaaaaaaaatatatatatatattcagcaaaaaacaaaacgtCATGTCACTGTcaattgcgtttattttcagaaaacttaatacgtgtaaatatttgtataaacataagattcaacaactgagacataaactgaacaagttccacagacatgtgactaacagaaattgaataatgtgtccctgaacaaagggggagtcaaaatcaaaagtaacagtcagtatctggtgtggcccccagtgcatctcctcatggactagACCAGATatgcccgttcttgctgtgagatgctaccccactcttccaccaaggcacctgcaagttcccggacatttctgggggggaatggcccaagccctcaccctccgatccaaaaggtcccagacgtgctcaatgggattgagatccgggctcttcgctggccatggcagaacactgacattcctgtcttgcaggaaatcacgcacagaacgagaaCGATTTTCCCCCCCGAGATATGTTTTCATCTCATTTTGTTGTTGCGATAAAAGGCAGTGCATGATGActtagtgcacataaaaatagaTTTTGCAGTTAAATTCCCATGAACCGAATAAAAAAATTCAGTTAAATTGGTTTCCagcacattttcaactctactgatggttttctcacaaaaTAATTTTCGTTATATAGCAGTATGCCCATTCTGTTATTGGCAAGTGCGCTcaagccaacagctcgcagatataGTGTGGGTAGAGCCTACATGAGGAGATTATTATGGCCAAAAGAGCGAGATTTTTTTTCATTTGttaaacggcagccaagcatcgctcatcatgtcaccagaataagaccctcaatatttattggagaGGAGCATCAAGCTAATCACATTGCACTTTCGCCagcctgtgaagttcatcaaaacttatttcatctgtagcctaataaactgcatgctttcccgatgagtcgtagagggaggaccacacaacttgtaatcgcgtgactccaagttgaCTTTGGTATGACGGttgttatatcaatatttgtaATGGGAAGCATAGAATTAGCGCACATACAACAGatataccgcttcttagacttgctttcaatgattGACAGATCtacaactcacatttctatgtgaatttaaTCAGGTCGCCCAAGAAGTTACATATTGGAGCTTTAAGAGGGCACACATGGAGAGAAACATATTTTTGAATCTATATTTTAGCAGAAGCCTAATGAATCAATAATATCCCACTAATTTATTTAcaccattttatttatttgtgaCGTGCCAGGTGCAAAGCGGCAACGCGCCCGGCAATGTGTTAAACCTTGCATTACAAAGTATTTACCCATGTTTAGCCTACATAGTAAAGCATAGAGACTACTATATTCAATATACATTAACTGCGATATGGTCCTATATTAGAGCAACTGTATAACCTCTTGCATTACGAAGTATTCATTTACCCATGTTTAACCTGCATAGTAAATCATTACTCCGCTCATTATATTGAATGGACTTGAACTAAACAGAGATAAAGGCTACAGTATTAGAGCAACTGTCTTAGTGGGACCTTTCAAAACGTTGTAGATCAGGCAGCCTAGATTCTCCACTGTCGTTTAGGCATTAACTGAGATGTACTGTAGGCATGCGTGTACTGTATGAGAGTAACTGTCCCACTAAGTCCCTTCAAAACTGGGCTGGTATTCCCGTTGAATCAGAGCAAGAGTAATGTGACTGCTAACAGGTCAGAGGCTCCCTAGGGAAGCAGCCAACCGATCCCTAATTAGGAACCACAGAATAAAACTAGCTCAGCTCTGGGCCTCGGGAATTTAGAACTAGGTCCCAGTAGTGATGGCACCATTTTAGGGTTGCAATTGGAGACATTTCCAGAAATTCCTGTTGGAGTATTCCCTTTCTGCTTCTCCTGAATCCGGGAATCCTCCGATGgcgatttctggaaaacctggagATTTGGGGAAAGTTTCTGGGAACTTTGCAACCCTACTACACCCGTTACAGTCAGTACTGTGTCCCCCTGATGCTATGGGAGGTGCTACTAGTGTAGAAAGTAATTCCCTGTCAAGCCTGGTCCCCTTGTCTGGCTCTCTCCAATTCACAACATTGATACCACATGTCCACGTCTGGTCTGTCCAGTGATATGTCAATATCTGGCTTGTCTGTTTGTTACAGCGGAATACAGTGCTATCctgtgtatgtgttttgtagctAAATGTCTTATCTCGTTATGTCTTGACTTGGCATGCATACGTCCTTCCTTGTTTGACTGTCTCTGTTTTAAATGTTTCTGTTATGTccctcccgtgtgtgtgtgtgtgtgtgtgtgtgtgtgtgtgtgtgtgtgtgtgtgtgtgtgtgtgtgtgtgtgtgtgtgtgtgtgtgtgtgtgtgtgtgtgtgtgtgtgtgtgtgtgtgtgtgtgtgtattttgcgTTGACTCGCCTCAGTCCCTCCCAACCAACCCTGCCCCAATCCTCCATTTGAGCCATACCCTCCGGTGTTATAAAGTGTAACTGGCTGTCTTGTTTCTGTCTAAGCATTATCCCTTCCTGGTTCTGTCTGTGGAATGTAGCCTGGCTTAGTCGTGCATGACAATGTTCTAATAGTTTATTTCCTATTTTGAATGCAACACTTAAAGAAATACATTTCCCAGATTACCACAGGTCATAGTATACCCTCCACAATGGGTATTCCTGAAAAATGGCCCTGCAGATTTGACTGTTGTGATAGCGTCTGTGTTTCTGATAGTGTGTGTGAACTTGACTGGGGTGAAATCTAACTCTcattcctccccctcccccactaAAGGGCTGCTCCTCTCCCATGGTGTGTAAGTTTGCGGACACTCAGAGGGACAAAGAGCAGCGGCGCCTGCAGCAGCAGATGGCCCAACAGATGCAGCAGCTCAACAGCGCCTCCACCTGGGGAAACCTGGCAGGGCTGGGAGGCCTCACCCCACAGTACCTGGCAGTAAGTACACCTTAATACACCATAGTACGCCACAGTAACCTGGCAGGGCTGGGAGGCCTCACAGCACAGTACCTGGCAGTAAGTACACCTTAATACACCATAGTACGCCACAGTAACCTGGCAGGGCTGGGAGGCCTCACAGCACAGTACCTGGCAGTAAGTTGAAGCCGTTGACATACATGTTCATAAATATAGGCTACATGCATGTTTAACATTGTTGGGAAAGCATGACATTCTGAGAGGTCATACTCTTTCTCAATTAGTTTTCCTTGGGTCCTCGTCacctcccctctgtctctataTTGGAGGAGAAGTTCCTCTCCTTTTTCTCAAACCGCATTTGAGAAGGTCCCGCGGACCTTCAATGAGTTTTGAAAAAGAAGGCGAGGACAGAGGAATCAAGGAAAATACATAAATGTTTGGGAGAGAGCACAAGTCTCCTTTACTCTGTTTTAGAACTCTCTTTCTTTACAGTTGCTCCAACAGGCGACATCTACCGGTAACCAGAGTAATTTTGGTGGCATGCAGAGGCTAGGAGGTGAGTCACTCATTTTTTTCCTGTCCCTGTTCCCGTCCTCCACAACTCCAACCCACTCTGATAAACATACAACTGTTCGTGTAAACAACCTTCTGTCACGACGCTTTACTCCCACGTAGTTTCACAACCACTAAAATCACATTACCGTTGAATAAGATTGGAACATTAATCAGGGTAGCTATTCTAGGAGACACAAGTCTGCTGGGGACAAACTTATAGGGGTGAAAATCAAGAACCGATGCAGTGCCTCAAGGCGGTGTGCCAGGGCCACTTCTTTTCCTGTTATATGTCAATGCTATGAAGTCTTCTTGTTTGTGACATTTCTTTCTGTATGCGGATGATTCCGCTCTTCTGGTCTCCCATAAGAAAAGCTAACGCAGCTCCATTTCCCCCTCTTGgcaaataagaatctgttcttagtTGACAGGCCTgaataaataaagttgaaataaaacaacctctctctcactcacctcTTCCAGGTGTGAACCAGCTGCAGCTGCAGAACCTGGCCACGTTAGCTGCTGCTGCCTCTGCAGCCCAGAACTCAGGCGGCGGCTCCAACGCGCTGTCAGCCAACGGAGCTCTAGGTAATCTCTACAACTCAGGTAACTATAGCCCAGTTTCTCTCTCTATAGTCCAGGTAATCTAGCAGTCTGAGGCCAATGTTAGTTTCTCCCTTCATTTTTCGCTCTATAAAAAAATGTACTGCTCACAAAAAAAATCTACGGCGCTTAATCTTACGACACAGATTAGACATAGTCCTGGACTAAACTTTTTGATGGAGATTCCCCATTGAacttgctttttagtccaggattaAGATTCTGTGTCCCAAAAAAAACACCTACGAGTGCACCTGCTTCTTATTCAGTTGCTTGGCCTGCTCTATCTACTCTACTATACCACATCTTTGCTAGGCTTAAACGACACCTAATGGTAACCTCTGACCCCTCTCCTCCCCAGCAGCAGGCCAGACGGCAGGCTCCAGCGCTGGTGCAGCCATGAACACCCTGGCCTCTCTGGGCCTGACCCAGGGCCTCGGCGGGGGCCTGACGGGGGCCTCCATGGGTCTCAACAACCTCAACGCCCTCACTGGGGGTGTCAGCGGTGAGTACTCCAACCGTGAGTACTGCACTAAAAACAATGACTTTACTACCTTTTCTTCAACTTTTTTTGTTTTTCGGTCTTTCAAATCACACCTTAATTCTGTTGATGAAGCCGCTGTGTTCTGTTCAGGCTTCTTTACCTGTATGGTAGTTCATGATTGTCAAATGTTGGAGTAAGGTCTGGTTTTACGAACACATTACCTGGtttggactaaaaagcatgcttAGGAGAATATCCATTGAAATAGCTATTTAGTATAGGACTAGACTAGTGTCATTTTTAATCTCAAATGTATGCCAGTCTGTATGGTAGAGAGAACTTTAGGTGTCGAGGCCTTTTCTTCTGGCTGTTGTAATCCAGTTGCATGGATGTAGTCTGTATTTTTGAATTGTCAAAATACACGATATCTTTACGTCTACTGTGTTAGGAATGGCGGCTATGAACGGAGGACTGGGGGCCTCGATGGCGAACGGCTCGGCGGCGAGTTCCATGGACGCACTGACTCAGGCCTACTCAGGGATGCAGCAGTACACGGCCTCCGCCCTGCCTTCCCTCTACAGCCAGTCCCTACTGCAGGGAGCAGCCGGCGGGAGCCAGAAGGAGGGTGAGTCTCAGTCCACACACCAGTTAGGCTGCAAATGTTGTCTTGTTAACTTACATTGATTGTGATATATAGTTGCCTTACCTAGCTACCTTAAATGGAATGCATTGATTGTacgtctgctaaattaccaaaatgtaatgtaaatagtAATGTTTTTATGTGTGTCTCAACTAGTTTCTTGTAAGCCCAAATGGGCTTTGCAAGTAAAAGATGTATGACATTGAAAGAAAAGAATCGACTAACCATAGGGCACAGTGTCACATGTTTACTTAGTA
This genomic window contains:
- the LOC120054181 gene encoding CUGBP Elav-like family member 2 isoform X6 produces the protein MNGSMENLDTPDHDSIKMFVGQIPRSWTETELKELFEPYGAVHQINILRDRTATPPQSKGCCFVTFYTRKAALEAQNALHNIKTLTGMHHPIQMKPADSEKTNAVEDRKLFIGMVTKKYGENEVRMMFSAFGQIEECRILRGPDGLSRGCAFITFSTRAQAANAIKTMHHSQTMEGCSSPMVCKFADTQRDKEQRRLQQQMAQQMQQLNSASTWGNLAGLGGLTPQYLALLQQATSTGNQSNFGGMQRLGGVNQLQLQNLATLAAAASAAQNSGGGSNALSANGALGNLYNSAAGQTAGSSAGAAMNTLASLGLTQGLGGGLTGASMGLNNLNALTGGVSGEYSNRMAAMNGGLGASMANGSAASSMDALTQAYSGMQQYTASALPSLYSQSLLQGAAGGSQKEGPEGANLFIYHLPQEFGDQDVLQMFMPFGSVVSAKVFIDKQTNLSKCFGFVSYDNPVSAQAAIQAMNGFQIGMKRLKVQLKRSKNDSKPY